Proteins from a genomic interval of Rhodothermales bacterium:
- a CDS encoding HPr kinase/phosphorylase gives MPHNKPFKKDSITVAFLIEQLTGTVGMDVTSVNGLDGKGRLITESNLHRPGLALAGYLELFTHQRIQILGNTENRYLAHLKPAARKQAFENLLGFDIPCLFLTESNRLDDALVKMATKAGVPVYMTPLPSTDFMAVLRDFLSDQFALQQSMHGALVDVYGIGLLITGAAGIGKSEVALDLVERGHRLVADDVVMVTRKEEQVLIGAGTDLVQHFMEIRGLGLIDVRAMFGVRAIRFQKRVEVVVNLHPWDPDTEYTRLGMVEETYNLMGVELPLVKLPITPGKNVTVLCEVIAMNHLLRHYGYDAAEVFAARLAQRIKEKSAGAEPNRGIEYFEHDYE, from the coding sequence ATGCCGCACAACAAGCCGTTCAAGAAGGACTCGATCACGGTTGCGTTCCTGATCGAGCAGCTCACGGGGACCGTGGGCATGGATGTGACTTCGGTCAACGGGCTTGATGGGAAGGGTCGGCTCATCACCGAGTCCAACCTGCACCGGCCGGGACTTGCCCTGGCTGGATACCTGGAGCTCTTCACGCACCAGCGCATCCAGATCCTGGGCAACACGGAAAACCGCTACCTGGCGCACTTGAAGCCAGCCGCGCGGAAGCAGGCTTTCGAGAACCTGCTGGGCTTCGACATCCCTTGCCTTTTCCTGACGGAAAGCAACCGGCTGGACGATGCGCTGGTGAAAATGGCCACCAAGGCGGGCGTGCCTGTCTACATGACGCCGCTGCCCAGCACGGACTTCATGGCGGTGCTGCGGGACTTTCTCAGCGACCAGTTTGCGCTGCAGCAGTCGATGCACGGCGCGCTGGTGGATGTCTACGGCATCGGTCTGCTCATCACGGGCGCAGCCGGCATCGGCAAGAGTGAAGTGGCCCTGGATCTTGTCGAGCGCGGCCACCGGCTGGTGGCGGACGATGTGGTCATGGTGACCCGCAAGGAGGAGCAGGTTCTGATCGGGGCCGGCACCGACCTGGTGCAGCACTTCATGGAGATCCGCGGCCTGGGCCTGATCGACGTGCGGGCCATGTTCGGCGTGCGCGCGATCCGCTTCCAGAAGCGCGTCGAGGTGGTCGTGAATCTGCATCCCTGGGACCCCGACACGGAATACACCCGGCTGGGCATGGTGGAGGAGACCTACAACCTCATGGGCGTGGAGCTGCCGCTGGTCAAACTGCCCATCACTCCGGGCAAGAACGTGACGGTTCTGTGCGAGGTGATCGCCATGAACCACCTGCTCCGGCACTACGGATACGATGCAGCCGAGGTGTTCGCCGCGCGGTTGGCGCAGCGCATAAAGGAAAAGTCAGCAGGGGCGGAGCCGAACCGCGGGATCGAGTACTTCGAGCACGACTACGAGTAG